The genomic stretch aaatatgggagaaagtgtcatggatatgataagcaGGTTGGCGTGGCAATTATTAAGAGAAAGATGGTTTTCGTTGTAGCGAGATCTTTTCGAGAAATTCTATTGGTAACATTCTCCTccttatgcgaaaatattttatcgaCACCGATCTACATACATAGAAGTGATCAGTGTAATAATGAAAAACAACAAcaagagcttgcacagaaagattttcttcttcattttttctgcacACTTTTCGAGATTGGAACGTTAGAGGAATAgaatgaaagtggttcgatgagcaATTTGCCAGTCACTTACGTGTGAGGTGCAGAGCTAGTCGTGAAGATTCACATGTAGAGAAACATATTGGGTGATACTAATGCTACACGATTCTGGTGATAGTACTATAAGCAGTACCCTATGAAGTTTaatgaaatgtaattattatttctaCCAATTTCAAGAGCTACTTGGCCCCACATAACACTGATCACCATTCTCGTCATAGGAATCTGGGTTTCCTACTGTGGACATTACATTTAACGAAATGTAAACGAACCTAAAATACATCTTAATCAGCAAATGAGACAAATTATCTACAAAAGTTTCCACTATGAAACACAAAGTATTAtttaaattacaatctaaaattgAACACAAGTAATGTTTTACGTTAAATCTACACTCCAGGAATGTAAACGAACCTAAAATACATCTTAATCAGCAAATGAGACAAATTATCTACAAAAGATTCCACTATGAAACACAAAGTATTAtttaaattacaatctaaaattgAACACAAGTAATGTTTTATGTTAAATCTACACTCCAGGACTGTAGATGTGCTATTTTGTAATACACAGAAGCTCACCTTTTGTTCTAGATTGTTGATTCATATTGACGAAATATCCTCTTTAAGACTTTATTTCAAATCCGTGCTGCTAATTGGTCCAATACATTCCAGTCATCTTTATTTGTAGATGTGTGCAGAAAAACGGGCAAACCCTCAAATGTGAAAACTTACAGATAAGTGCTGCCATCGCTCTCTGCGTATGGGATCcaacaaaattgacattggtctcacttTAGGATGTAGTACAACGAAGAGGATTTCTTGCGTTTGACTAGATATGATTTCTGTGATGTCAGAATGGGCTAACCTTTCCCTAAACTCTTGTTTCTCTCTATTGGAAAGAAGCTGCCTAGCTCAGTAGCCAACACTGCGCCAAATGATAAACAGACAACAGAGATTTGGAAAGATTTGGAGGCAGACTTAGATTATATTGGAATTAATAAAAGTGTAAACTATAatccttgtgtaatttgtaataTTATTCACTTTATGTACCAAGTTTAGAGTGTTTCAAGTGTTCAGTTGGCACATTCAGTACACAACAGAAATACTGAACATAGCGGATGAAGAAATGGCGTATGCTGATGAAAGTGTGGAAAATCAGCGAAATTTATCGACAGAAGAAGCGTAATCAAGAGAATTGGCGCAAAGAAGTAGTAAAGAGTACAATAATTATACGTATGTAGTGAAAAATGCAAATTCACAAGGTTGAGATTGAGCCTACGGTAGAAAATGTTTCGATGTTGTATCGAAGTAACAATGATCTTAAAAATTCTtatgtacattgaagagccaaagaatgtgATACACCTGCCTataatcgtgtagggcccccgtgagcacgcagaagtgcagcaacatgacatggcatgggctcgattaatgtctgaagtaattctgGAGGCAGCTGACgccttgaatcctgcaggactgtccatcaatccgtaagactacgatggGGTTGAGATCTGTTCCGAACATCACTATGCAAGGATCTcacatatgatcaataatgttcatgtctggggagtttggtggccagcggagtgtttaaacacagaagaatgttcctgaagccactctagcaattctggatgtgtggggtgtcgcattgtcctgctgcaattgcccaagtccgtcggaatacacaatggacatgaatggatgcagatgatcaaacaggatgcttacatatgtgtcacctgtcaaagtcgtatctagacatatcaggggtcccatatcactgcaactgcacattccccacaccattacagagcctccaccagattgaacaatgCCCTGCTGATGTGCAGGCCCATGGATTCACGAGATTGTTTCCATATCTGTAcactccatctgctcgatacaattttaactGAGACTCATCCGAcagggcaacacgtttccagtcatcaacggtccaatgtcaggCCCACACGAGGAGCAAAActacgtgtcgtgcagtcatcaagggtacatgagtgggccttcagcttcgaaagcccatatcaatgatgtttagtttaatggttagcacgctgacgcttgttgatggcccaccattgaaatctgcagcaaattgtgaAAGGGGTGCAcgtctgtcacgttaaacgattcacttcagtcgtcattggtcctgttcttgcaggatctgacAACGCTTACTCCACTCTTTAAACAGGGACAGCATCACATTTTTAACGTAACAGTCAATGGCCATGAAACAACGGTCCACCACTATGGGGCAGAATCAGAACGCCAGAGAATAAAGTGGAAACATCTGAGAACAACAAAGACAAAAAATTCCAGACTGCCACTAGCGGAAATCATTAAGCTAATAATTTTTCAGATGCAAAAGGGCCAGTCTAGGAGGAGAACATAGCAATGGGAACAACTGCCGACAAGGAGTCTTACAGTGGGTTGCTGGAAACACGCTAAAGACAGAAATTCACTACAAACGACTATAAACGACAGAAAGGGTTCCCATTACATGACAACGTCTGCCCACACACATTTCACCACACCACTGAAACCATCAGGACAATGGACGTTTAGCTAATAAAACTCCTCCCTACAGCACATATTTTGTTCCAACAATCTTTCATTTGTCTGGGTCGCTCAAAGATGCTGTGTGATATCATCGATTTTCGTCCAATGTGGAGGCTTTAATGACTGAATCACGAGGGCTGCCACAAAGAAAAAGTCGTATAAGTATGAATATTAGCTGTAAGCCTGTAACTTAGGTAGAGGCATACAGTGCAAGTCACTTTCATCAGTCCATTACGTGGCCATATGAATAGAGATACCTTTGATTTCAAACTCACTGACTGTGAATTGGAGGTAAAAAACCTCGCAGTGAGATCCTACCTGTACGCAAAAAACAGCCCCAAATACCATATATAGAAGCCCTCAAACGCCACACAAGGCATAGTTCTACAGTACAGCGATCAAAAGAGTTCTGCCTAGGATGACAGACAGCCTATAGTGTTCACCATGTGAGTGATAATTGTCTTCAGTTCAGGTTGTTCACTATGATCTATCATACATCTGTCTACATGTATCAGTGTCTGCAAGTCACTTGATTTGTGACTAGACTTGAACCTAAGGTTCCAACAGAACATGGTAGGTCCAAGGTTCGTCGTTGGTAGTAACACACATTACTGTGTACACCCAAATCTTAGTGAAGTTACAGGCCTGGGCGACCTTTTGTTCTGGTAACTGATTGGAGTATCTAGTAAGCCTCACCTATATTTTAATAAGAGGACAAATGAAAAGATTCAGAACTGTATATCACTAGGAGAAAGAgagataccgcctacagaaaattaaaaaggctttggagtaaagagaagcagctatataaatatcaagagctcagaagaaaAACCAGTACTAAATAAAGAAGGGAAAattgaaaggcggaaggagtatatacaggctCGGTACAAGGGAAATGAAGTTGGAGGGAAAGGCATAAAAAGGAAAGACGACGTAGATGAACATGAGATGGGTGACAGGATACTGCAAAAAGAAGTTGACAGACCACTGAATGATCTAATTCGAAACaatgcccctggagtagacgacataccCTCACAACTTCTGATAACATTGgaggagccagccatgacaaaactattccatgtgATGTGTAAGGTATATAATACTCTCAGGATTAAAGAAGAACATTATATTTACAATTCCACAATTAAGGTAGATAAACTTTGTGCAGCAGGCCACGGTTTTTGAGTTTCTAGAAAACTGTACAAAAGTGACCATCATGAAACATCTTCACCCCCCAACGAACCCTCACCAGTcatgatttttagtatgttgtttgtgGCACTCCCTCCTAGCACTGTACAAAACTTTCAGACTGcatgaactattcccgatattccatCTTCTTTTGTGTCTATAGATTGGGTTGTTACATCACCAGCACAGTCGGCTATTTCAatcacattattaatttaaacgtaccCATGAGAGTAATGAAAGAAAACCGACTACTACAGACGTTACTCTAAAACAAATTACATTAACAATTCGATCCAAAAGTAACTCTTAAAACGTTTTTGTAGTCAGAAGACCTGACAAATACTACTATGtcatcatttaaattcagaaaACTATTATATACAATTTATCTAAATGTCAGTTTCATCATTTCTAAGTGCTCAACTAAGCTGATGGTGTAATGGTAcaaaactacattacatttcctgcaAAAAAGCTCTAgttattttttctgtagggctaacagTTTGCGTGTTGCCAGAAGGGGAAAAGCTTGCATGTAGTTTTTGAAGACTTGCTATaatattgtgggttgcataaaatgacataGCTATGGGCAGctgcaacaccctgtataacaagacAAAAAAACTAATTATCAGACTTCTTCAATATTCGATTCTGTAAATGCTTACTATGCAACTGCATTTGTACTGTTGTTTATAAAATGTTGTGCCACATTTTATCAGTACTGTGGTGAGCTGATACCCAAACTACATTTGTGTTTGAAGGGAAACCACACAAGAAAATTGTCGCTGAATTTTTGGTGTGCTTTGGAGTAATTGTCAACACCAAATATAGTACAGTCTATTGTAAGGATGCAAACACTATATTCCTTCTCTGGTCTGTGAGCCAACAGATTGGGCAACTAGTTGTATAGTCACTGTTTCTATGTAACAATGAAATTAGATAACAAAGGGGAAGAAAATTTGCGATATTCACTCACACTTTTACCAACAGATGTTACTGTTACCATCAAACACTGTTCACAACTAGATGCATGGGAAGTGACTTATTTCTTGTTGTGCAAATCCTGATTATAGAGTGGGAAATAGGTGAGCTTGTTCCAACTTGATATTCCGCCATTACGAGCAGTTATTGTCGTTATGGGTATGAAGTTTCTAGACATTAGTTGCTAATTCTGTATGCTGTGACAAATAGTAAAAGAACAAGATGTCATGGACTCACAGTAACTCAACAGTGTTCAACTATATAGCACTATATCACATCACTGGTATGATGAAAATCCAAATTCAAACTGTTTGTGCAATAGATTGTTGGTCAGATGTGGAAAGACACCATGTGTTCTTCAAGCAACGTCAACAGCTCAGTTTTCCTGCTAATACAACACAATGTAATGCtatataatatataaaaaaaactgataTTGTTTGATTTAAGGGTTGGTTATTGAATCAGCACAATAAAGACTCAAGAATATCTGACAGGCGAGATTTAAGGTGTAACTGTCTCTGGGGAAGGCAGAGTATCTCAGAAAGTGTCATAGACTGAATAAACCTGAAAATTCAGATTTCACATTGTAGTACAGATTTGGATACATATTACttcacataattttaaaatataccATAATGACCAAGATTCTACATTAATTTGAGGCACACTGGGTTAGTATGTTTGTCCAGCCAATGCTCATAGAAAAACTCGACTTTGATATATGTACAGTCTTAAACATGGTTTGCATGCTATTATGGAATATACCATTCTGTCTGTTATAATGATACGTACACTGGGTTCAGGTAACCCAAAACCAgtcatgaattaaataaaaaaactatatccttcaactttcatgttttctgtatcaaaCAAAATTACACAATTACAGAAACTGTGGCATATATGCAGGAATgtgaatggaatttctgtgtacaTGTTGTCTGTGCTACTTTTGAATAGAACAATGTGAAATTACGTCAACTGCTTTGAATCAAGTCAGTTTTTATTCACATATTATCAGCATCTTTACAACAACATCTAAAATTGAAGAAAATAGGAGGCTTTTGTATTATTTCAGCAAACTACTTGAACACCTGAAGTATCTCTTGATACAATCAAGTGATattagtataaaaataaaaatgttgcacTATCCCAGCAAGTGACGTATCATACAAGCATTAATGTACCACAAAGGGGTCCCTTAGACCTCTTTCCAATCAAACTCTTACAGCAGAAACATATGATTCGTCTATGACCAGTGATTATATGTCGATTTTCAAGCCACTTCTGAACTTAAACTTCTGTCAACACAAGTCACAGCACCAGTATCATTCCCCTGTGGGCACACTGAATATATACAGGTGTTTGGCAGAGTGTCATTTTCTTTCCATGACTTCTTGTGACTATTACAGATGCATCAACGTTAACCAGTGTGCCCTGCTGAGTGTCGTGACAAGTCCCTCTGACACCTGTATGACTTGCCACACAAGTCACATTTGAAGTGGCGGTTGCCAGCGTGCATACGTAAATGCTCCTTCAGGACGCTGCTGAACTTAAATCTCTTTTGACATATACCACAGCTGTATGGCCGTTCATCGCTGTGCTTCTGTGAATGCGTCTTTAAGTGGCTTCTTTGTGTGAATGTCTGGTTGCAAACGTCACAGCTGTATGGGCGCTCGCCAGTATGCAACCAAATGTGCTGCTTCAGAGTGCTACTTTGTGTGAACGTCTTGTTGCAAACGCCACAGCTGTACGCACGTTCACCAGTGTGCACGGTCATGTGTCTCTTCAGATCACTATCTTTCCTGAATGATTTACCGCACTCATTACAAGTGCACGGACGGTCTCCTGTGTGCAGACGTAAATGATCTTTCAGAATGCTGCTGCTTTTGAATCTCTTGTGACACAAGTCACAGCTGTAGGGGCTAAGCCCAGCGTGAACCAGCAAATGCTGCTTCAGGTGAGTCCTTTGTCTGAACGACTTTTTGCAAATGTCACAGTTGTATGGGCGCTCACCAGTGTGCAGGCGGAAGTGCGTCTTTAAATTGTCACTCCTTTTGAATGTTTTGTGACACACACTACAGGAATGCAGAAACTGTCGAATGCCCTTTTGAGGGTGAATTTTCACGTCCTGACACTGTGGAAACTTCTTTTTGTTGAATGCATCCGTATCTTTTCCTGCAGGCAGGGGAACTTTGGTAACCAAACTGCCATTGTTACCAGTCCTGTAGCTGCCCTCTGCGCCAACGGGGATAGTACTGCACAAAAGTGGAAAAACAGTGTAAGAAAGTTTTTTCACAACAGTACAACTAAGGAAATTAACAAGCATATTAAAATACGCTAGGATTCGAAATATCCCACAGGATCTCCACAAATGCATTGTATCTGGAATAGTCTACAAAACTAGGTTATAAATTAGGACAATGCCTCAGTATCACAGAAAATTTCTGCCTTCAATGAGGCAATTAAAAGATTTGACCTCCTATGAAATATGATTTTTTTGTCATAAGAGTTTGCAAATTTCTCAGCGTATTCCCCAGAGTGAATTTTCCGATATTTTTGTTTAAGCTGATTTTTCTGTCGCTTCCTGGTAGAAAAACTGCACAATTACACGTGAGAACCACAAAGAGTTGGTGCAAAAGATATGACAATTCACTCTCCATGTGTAATAGCTACTGCACTGTTGTGCACATGAAACGTAGCTGTAAACGTCGCCCGCTGATACTCTGACAGAATTTCATTTGCTACATCAAGAGTCCTGACCCAGAGAATAATTTCGTATGCTGAGAGTAGCATATGTCTGCACATGAATCCGTCAGATATTCAAATGGTGCATGTACGTTCCTATGAATTATAAAAGGGAGGTATAGTAATCCAATTgttgtgaaattttgtataaacTTTTGTAAAGCTGATAGTTAACAGcaatataaatttcagttttttaagTAACTCTGGTACACAAAAAAACCATCGAAAATTCAGAAGTTATAACTTTCCTTGATAAATAAGGTCTTGGGATGTTAATACGTTTTCTGTAGATGCCAATGAAGGATGTTAACTAAACACTTGAAccttaaataacaaataaaacaacatTTCAGTCAAAAGACAGGAAATCTGTATAATGCAATGTATTCAAACTACTACCGTTCATCTAATGGACAATATTAGATTTTTGTAGCTGAGAAACATTATATGTGATCTCAGGACAGGCTATACTTCTGCAGAACTCACTAAGATGAGT from Schistocerca serialis cubense isolate TAMUIC-IGC-003099 chromosome 10, iqSchSeri2.2, whole genome shotgun sequence encodes the following:
- the LOC126425291 gene encoding zinc finger protein 501-like isoform X2 gives rise to the protein METAPEQHTSSACDGVTVKQEPVESEPLVPANREIEFISVKEEPSVEAEPHTFPKQEIEYISVKQEPPCLPEWEEPEGLVSAQDPLSGTVEECSPSEDFSGPSTSNIDKTENEEDEEEAESGDDEPDLKEESESINSGSEPESTIPVGAEGSYRTGNNGSLVTKVPLPAGKDTDAFNKKKFPQCQDVKIHPQKGIRQFLHSCSVCHKTFKRSDNLKTHFRLHTGERPYNCDICKKSFRQRTHLKQHLLVHAGLSPYSCDLCHKRFKSSSILKDHLRLHTGDRPCTCNECGKSFRKDSDLKRHMTVHTGERAYSCGVCNKTFTQSSTLKQHIWLHTGERPYSCDVCNQTFTQRSHLKTHSQKHSDERPYSCGICQKRFKFSSVLKEHLRMHAGNRHFKCDLCGKSYRCQRDLSRHSAGHTG